CATCAAGCAGACCCCCTTTGCCGCCATTGCGCAGATTACGGAGAATATGTACACTTCTCTGGACCCGGAGGTATGCGTTCCCGTACTGACGCATATCAAAGATGCCTTCTTAGGTTCCCGGATAACCTTGAACAACGGTGAGCAGGGAATCATCGCCGCATATCCCAACGATTTTGCAGCCCATCCCTTCATCAGCCTCACTTCCAGCAATGAAATCGTCAATCTCAATGAACATCCGGAGCTTGTGATAACCGAATATAATCCCAAATAAAAACCCGCCGCATCCCCAACGATGCGGCGGAATTTTTTTTGCCTGTGTGCTGTATTTATAATTTGAACTTGCCGATTGCTTCCTGCATATCCGTAGCCATGTTGGCCAGCGACTGGGAAGCCGCTGCGATTTCCTCATTGGAAGCCGACTGTTCCTGCGTGGCTGCCGAAATCGTCTGCGTGCTTTCCGAAGTCTTACGGCTGATGCTGTCAATGGACTCCACGGCATTGACGATATTGCCAGCCCCGGCAGCTACAACTTCTACGGACTTGTTGATTCCATCCATCTGTTCCTTGATGCCATTAACGAGGGAGAGAATTCCTTCAAACTGCTCGCCGACATCGCGGATAGCCGCCGTACCACTCTTGACTTCCTCCGTACCGGCTGCCATTGCCTTTACGGCTTCATTGGTATCATTCTGGATGGACAGGATTCTTTCCTTAATCTGTTCCGCAGAATCATGTGACTCAGCGGCCAGTTTCCTTACTTCTTCAGCGACGACAGCGAAGCCGCGGCCATGCTCACCGGCTCTGGCAGCTTCAATCGCAGCATTGAGAGACAGCAGATTCGTCTGCTCCGCAATCGAGGATATGGCTTCGACAATCTGACCAATCTGGTTACTGTTTTCTCCGAGTTTTCTGACCACATCAGCCGATGCCAGAACGCTCTTTTCAATATTGCCCATCCGCTTAATCGCAGTTTCCATCAGCGCAGAACCTTTTTGTGCGGCTTCGGCAGTTTGTCCCGAAGTTTCCGTAACCGTGCGGGCTTTGTCGGCCATGGAATTCACATCTTCATAAACCGTGTCCACATTCGCCTTGGCATTGTTGATGTTTTGGAGCTGGTCCTCCATATTCAGGGAAACTTCACCCACGGTTTCCGCCACATGTACCGAAGCTTCAGCCGACTGCTGGGCATTGGCCGTAAGTTCTTCTGAGGAAGCCGCCACCTGCTCACTGGTTGCCGCCATCTTGGAAATCAAATTGCGCAGATTCCCGCTCATGGTGTTAAACGCATTCGTCAGCGAGCCGATTTCATCACTGGACATTACCGGCAGATTCTGAATCGCCAGATTGCCGTTGGCGAGCTGCGTAGCATGAGATTCAAGCCCTTCAATCGGCGTCGTAATCCGGTTGGCAAACGTCAGGCAGATAAATCCAGCCAACAAAAGTCCGACTACCGTCAGAACCGCAAACACGATTTTCAAATGTGTAAGAGAAGCAAATACGAAATCACTGGGAACCGAAATGCCCATAAGCCAGCCAGTTTCGGGCACCGTCGTATAGGCAAACACCTTATCCTGGCCGTCAATGTTTACTTCAAAATAACCTTCTTTGTTTTTGAGCATTTCCTCA
The Selenomonas ruminantium AC2024 DNA segment above includes these coding regions:
- a CDS encoding methyl-accepting chemotaxis protein encodes the protein MGLKQKFMALSGLMGLLLAIVSVVGYFMASSALKESVDSELRTTISNEANKLNGWLLEKKAFGVATTNHMTSLNGNKEIMQTKETLGTTVSDKEILEMTAGTEDGWFFGFNSGDNTGKKDPRERPWYKDAKAKDKPVFTEAYIDTNTKKLVVSVAAPIKANGQFVGATCVDIGLDVLTEQVNAMKYHGEGVGIITEASGNILATSGAGEPMKNFKEISGLGSHFEEMLKNKEGYFEVNIDGQDKVFAYTTVPETGWLMGISVPSDFVFASLTHLKIVFAVLTVVGLLLAGFICLTFANRITTPIEGLESHATQLANGNLAIQNLPVMSSDEIGSLTNAFNTMSGNLRNLISKMAATSEQVAASSEELTANAQQSAEASVHVAETVGEVSLNMEDQLQNINNAKANVDTVYEDVNSMADKARTVTETSGQTAEAAQKGSALMETAIKRMGNIEKSVLASADVVRKLGENSNQIGQIVEAISSIAEQTNLLSLNAAIEAARAGEHGRGFAVVAEEVRKLAAESHDSAEQIKERILSIQNDTNEAVKAMAAGTEEVKSGTAAIRDVGEQFEGILSLVNGIKEQMDGINKSVEVVAAGAGNIVNAVESIDSISRKTSESTQTISAATQEQSASNEEIAAASQSLANMATDMQEAIGKFKL